In the Leifsonia sp. 466MF genome, one interval contains:
- a CDS encoding amidohydrolase has translation MDLEALYRDLHAHPELAFTEHRTAGIVAERLTELGLEVHTGIATTGVVGVLRNGDGPTVLLRADMDALPVREQTGLPWASTETVTDEAGNAVPLMHACGHDIHITCLLGAVEALNDSRGEWSGTLVALFQPAEEHGGGAQVMVDDGLYEKVPVPDVVLGQHVLPYPAGMVGAHPGAAMAAVDTMEVTLHGRGGHGSRPETTIDPVVMAAATVMRLQTVVSREISPQDTAVVTVGSLHAGTKNNIIAAEATLGISVRSFNEEVRQRVLDGVHRVIAAESQASGAPKAPDMEWGERYPVTVNDPESTERVNAAFAAEFGVDRVLHPGALSGSEDVGNLATAAGAPLVYWMLGGADPETVLTAMAAGTVDTDIPTNHSPFFAPLPQPTIDTGVRALVVAAREWLA, from the coding sequence ATGGATCTCGAAGCCCTCTACCGCGACCTTCACGCCCACCCCGAACTCGCCTTCACCGAGCACCGCACGGCCGGCATCGTCGCCGAGCGGCTGACCGAACTGGGGCTCGAGGTGCACACCGGCATCGCCACGACAGGCGTCGTGGGCGTCCTGCGCAACGGCGACGGCCCGACCGTGCTGCTCCGAGCCGACATGGATGCGCTCCCTGTTCGCGAGCAGACCGGGCTCCCGTGGGCTTCGACCGAGACGGTGACCGACGAGGCGGGCAACGCCGTGCCGCTGATGCACGCGTGCGGCCACGACATCCACATCACCTGCCTGCTCGGTGCCGTCGAGGCGCTGAACGACTCGCGCGGCGAGTGGTCCGGAACCCTCGTCGCCCTCTTCCAACCGGCCGAGGAGCACGGCGGGGGAGCCCAGGTGATGGTCGACGACGGTCTGTATGAGAAGGTGCCGGTTCCGGATGTCGTGCTGGGGCAGCACGTGCTGCCGTACCCGGCCGGGATGGTCGGCGCGCACCCCGGTGCGGCCATGGCGGCGGTCGACACGATGGAGGTCACGCTCCACGGGCGCGGCGGTCACGGATCCCGGCCCGAGACGACGATCGATCCCGTCGTGATGGCGGCGGCGACGGTCATGCGCCTGCAGACGGTCGTGTCGCGCGAGATCTCGCCGCAGGACACCGCCGTCGTGACGGTCGGCAGCCTCCATGCCGGCACCAAGAACAACATCATCGCGGCCGAAGCCACGCTCGGGATCAGTGTGCGCAGCTTCAACGAAGAGGTCCGGCAGCGCGTGCTGGACGGCGTCCACCGCGTCATCGCGGCGGAGTCGCAGGCGTCCGGCGCCCCGAAGGCTCCGGATATGGAGTGGGGGGAGCGCTACCCCGTCACTGTGAACGACCCAGAGTCGACCGAGCGGGTCAACGCGGCCTTCGCGGCCGAGTTCGGGGTCGATCGGGTGCTGCACCCCGGCGCGCTCTCCGGCAGTGAGGACGTCGGCAATCTCGCGACGGCGGCCGGTGCCCCGCTGGTCTACTGGATGCTCGGAGGGGCCGATCCGGAGACGGTGCTCACCGCGATGGCGGCGGGTACGGTCGACACCGACATCCCGA
- a CDS encoding LacI family DNA-binding transcriptional regulator: MNEPSTAPAAVRPTLAAVARLAGVSNSTASLAFSGTGPVSDATRERVLAAAKRLNYAGPDPRARSLRRGRSGIVGVVMEERVRDAFRDPIKIALLDGITEEIGAIDAGLLILTDAGEAAQRIEDAPMDAVVLVGCSPRLDESVATLRQRGIPLVAIEGDPADGVPTIGQDNREATRVAAQHLYDLGHRDVSVVTLSLTRDRARGPLTPDRLAAASSTTALDRLAGARDVFPDAPGWVTRGSFVEEGRAAGRALLADARHRPTAVIAQSDLLAAGVIRAAEELGLEVPWDVSVVGFDGVRVDGLWPYDLTTLVQPAVEKGRAAGRAVVEMLEGGEPIPSTFTSVFHQGNTTAAPRVSSGAPVVG; the protein is encoded by the coding sequence GTGAACGAACCCAGCACAGCCCCTGCGGCCGTCCGGCCCACCCTGGCCGCGGTCGCCCGCCTGGCCGGTGTGTCGAACTCCACCGCATCGCTCGCGTTCTCCGGAACAGGCCCGGTCTCCGACGCCACCCGCGAGCGCGTGCTCGCCGCCGCGAAGCGCCTCAACTACGCCGGGCCCGACCCGCGGGCGCGCTCGCTGCGCCGCGGTCGCTCGGGCATCGTCGGTGTCGTGATGGAGGAGCGCGTGCGCGACGCCTTCCGCGACCCCATCAAGATCGCCCTGCTCGACGGCATCACGGAGGAGATCGGCGCGATCGACGCGGGCCTCCTCATCCTCACCGACGCCGGTGAGGCCGCGCAGCGGATCGAGGACGCCCCGATGGATGCGGTCGTGCTTGTCGGCTGCAGCCCGCGTCTCGACGAGTCGGTGGCGACTCTCCGCCAGCGCGGCATCCCGCTCGTCGCGATCGAGGGAGACCCGGCCGACGGCGTCCCGACGATCGGTCAGGACAACCGGGAGGCCACCCGCGTCGCCGCCCAGCACCTCTACGACCTCGGCCACCGCGACGTCTCGGTGGTGACGCTGTCGCTCACCCGCGATCGCGCGCGCGGACCGCTGACACCGGACCGCCTGGCGGCGGCCAGCTCCACCACCGCGCTCGACCGGCTCGCCGGCGCCCGGGACGTCTTCCCGGACGCCCCCGGCTGGGTCACGCGCGGGTCGTTCGTGGAGGAAGGACGCGCCGCCGGCCGTGCCCTCCTCGCCGACGCGCGGCACCGGCCGACCGCCGTCATCGCCCAGAGCGACCTGTTGGCCGCGGGCGTCATCCGTGCGGCGGAGGAGCTGGGTCTGGAAGTGCCGTGGGATGTCAGCGTCGTCGGTTTCGACGGTGTGCGCGTCGACGGCCTCTGGCCGTACGACCTCACGACGCTCGTTCAGCCCGCCGTCGAGAAGGGACGTGCCGCGGGACGGGCGGTCGTCGAGATGCTGGAGGGCGGGGAGCCGATTCCCTCCACATTCACGAGCGTTTTCCACCAGGGCAACACAACGGCGGCTCCACGGGTCTCCTCGGGGGCGCCGGTCGTAGGCTGA
- a CDS encoding MFS transporter, with product MSQPISTTTRSRRELTAWRNAVFVIFILSGLALATWVARIPGIRDDLGLGKDPSAVGLLILGMSVGAILGLTVSSPILVRFGPHRGMVAGLVIVAIGILFIGFGATTFHSIPSVAVGLILLGFGNGMVDVMMNVEATAVEREIGKTLLPLMHACFSLGTVIGAGIGAAAAALGVAVVWHLLGTAVVIVAIAIVAVRYIPREAELGDEAAEKERIPFGERMRTSLAVWADWRLILIGVVMLGMAFGEGSANDWISLAVVDGHGQANSVGALVFGFFVVAMTVGRVVGGPIVDRIGRVNAIRITAGMGAVGLVLFIVGGPMWLVVIGTVLWGFGVSLGFPLGMSAAADGAANPAARVSAVAIIGYCAFLAGPPLIGFLGQHFGLLNALFLVLALLVAAFLAAPAVRPVDAPAERRAASPDPA from the coding sequence ATGTCACAGCCGATCTCGACCACCACGCGCTCCCGTCGGGAGCTCACCGCCTGGCGCAACGCGGTCTTCGTCATCTTCATCCTCTCCGGGCTCGCCCTCGCGACCTGGGTGGCCCGCATCCCGGGCATCCGCGACGACCTGGGACTGGGCAAGGACCCCTCGGCCGTCGGGCTCCTCATCCTCGGGATGTCGGTGGGCGCCATCCTCGGCCTCACCGTCTCCTCCCCCATCCTGGTCCGCTTCGGCCCGCATCGCGGGATGGTCGCCGGCCTCGTGATCGTCGCCATCGGCATCCTGTTCATCGGCTTCGGAGCGACGACCTTCCACTCCATCCCCTCGGTCGCCGTCGGGCTCATCCTGCTCGGCTTCGGCAACGGCATGGTCGACGTGATGATGAACGTCGAGGCCACCGCCGTCGAGCGTGAGATCGGGAAGACGCTTCTGCCGCTCATGCACGCGTGCTTCAGCCTCGGCACGGTGATCGGCGCCGGCATCGGTGCGGCGGCCGCAGCGCTCGGGGTCGCGGTCGTCTGGCACCTGCTCGGCACGGCCGTGGTCATCGTCGCGATCGCGATCGTGGCCGTCCGCTACATCCCGCGCGAGGCCGAACTCGGCGACGAGGCGGCCGAGAAGGAGCGCATCCCGTTCGGCGAGCGCATGCGCACGTCGCTCGCCGTCTGGGCCGACTGGCGGCTCATCCTCATCGGCGTCGTCATGCTCGGCATGGCGTTCGGCGAGGGCTCGGCGAACGACTGGATCTCGCTGGCCGTCGTCGACGGTCATGGTCAGGCCAACTCCGTCGGCGCGCTCGTGTTCGGCTTCTTCGTGGTCGCGATGACCGTCGGCCGGGTCGTCGGCGGCCCGATCGTCGACCGCATCGGCCGCGTCAATGCCATCCGGATCACCGCCGGCATGGGCGCTGTCGGCCTCGTACTGTTCATCGTGGGCGGCCCGATGTGGCTGGTCGTCATCGGAACCGTTCTCTGGGGCTTCGGCGTCTCGCTCGGCTTCCCGCTCGGGATGTCGGCGGCCGCAGACGGCGCCGCGAACCCCGCCGCACGCGTCTCCGCGGTCGCGATCATCGGCTACTGCGCCTTCCTGGCCGGTCCGCCGCTGATCGGCTTCCTCGGCCAGCACTTCGGCCTCCTGAACGCGCTGTTCCTCGTGCTCGCGCTGCTGGTCGCCGCGTTCCTGGCGGCACCGGCCGTGCGTCCGGTCGACGCGCCCGCGGAGCGCCGCGCCGCCTCCCCCGACCCCGCCTGA